The following are from one region of the Achromobacter xylosoxidans genome:
- a CDS encoding TetR/AcrR family transcriptional regulator, whose product MPTPPSRADRSERLNALRRQLVLDAAQRVFERDGLEQTTIRAIAKEAGCTTGAIYPWFAGKESIYGALLEESLERLHAHLAEAASDGPAPTAARTAIHAFFGYYAERRTDFSLGMYLFQGLGPRGLGREMDERLNARLRQCVDLLGVALARTKSWEAAIVAVEQMNLFTYLMGLLLLLHTRRLKSLGQQAETLLDNYCLALEQR is encoded by the coding sequence ATGCCTACGCCCCCTTCCCGCGCCGACCGTTCCGAACGGCTGAACGCGCTGCGCCGCCAACTGGTTCTGGACGCCGCGCAGCGCGTGTTCGAGCGCGACGGCCTGGAGCAGACCACGATCCGCGCGATCGCCAAGGAGGCCGGCTGCACCACTGGCGCCATCTACCCCTGGTTCGCCGGCAAGGAGAGCATTTATGGCGCGCTGCTGGAAGAATCGCTGGAACGCCTGCATGCCCATCTGGCCGAGGCGGCCTCCGACGGCCCGGCCCCGACGGCGGCGCGCACCGCGATCCATGCGTTCTTTGGCTACTACGCCGAACGGCGGACCGACTTCTCGCTGGGCATGTACCTGTTCCAGGGGCTGGGGCCGCGCGGTCTGGGCCGGGAAATGGACGAACGGCTCAACGCCCGCCTGCGGCAGTGCGTAGACCTGCTGGGCGTGGCGCTGGCCCGGACCAAGTCCTGGGAGGCCGCGATCGTCGCGGTCGAACAGATGAATCTCTTCACCTATTTGATGGGCCTGCTGCTGCTGCTGCACACCCGGCGCCTGAAATCCCTGGGCCAGCAAGCGGAAACGCTGCTGGACAACTACTGCCTCGCCCTGGAGCAACGATGA
- a CDS encoding PaaI family thioesterase has translation MTATDLDTPADAPLISLADFHILLADQHPFSMLLGIDVIRIGRGTARAVLPARDAHQRLGGIVAGPMLMGLADLTMYAAVVGATGQAHAVTASLTINFLRKSPAGAIYADARLLKVGRLSAGEVILTGEGSDEPLAHIVSTWSVPKP, from the coding sequence ATGACCGCAACCGACCTGGACACCCCGGCCGACGCCCCGCTGATCAGCCTGGCCGACTTCCATATATTGCTGGCCGACCAGCATCCGTTTTCCATGCTGTTGGGCATAGACGTGATACGCATCGGCCGCGGCACGGCGCGTGCGGTGCTTCCGGCGCGCGACGCCCACCAGCGGCTGGGCGGCATCGTCGCCGGCCCCATGCTGATGGGCCTGGCCGACCTGACCATGTACGCCGCGGTGGTGGGCGCCACCGGACAGGCGCACGCGGTGACCGCGAGCCTGACGATCAATTTCCTGCGCAAGAGCCCCGCGGGCGCCATCTATGCCGACGCCCGGCTGTTGAAAGTGGGCCGGCTGTCCGCCGGGGAAGTCATCCTGACCGGCGAGGGTTCGGACGAGCCCCTCGCCCATATCGTGAGCACGTGGTCCGTGCCCAAGCCATGA